ATGCAGGGATTAAACATCAGAGCAAGCCATAAGCATCTCCCCATTCATATTGTGCATTTTTTGAGTGTTAATCATGGTGTTAATCATGTCTATAGAATCGCGTACATATACAGGGAGTGACACCACACTGGGTTTTAGAAAGAAATCTACAAACATAGCAATATTTTCAGTCAATGAGCCAATGGAGGCCACAATAGGTCTCCCCTGGTGGCTTATCCAAAAGTTTGTGGATTTTTGGTAAGGCATGAATAACGTTCTTGATTGAATTGTCTACTTTCATGAACTCATATTATTTTTTGCATAATGTCTCCACTTTCCACAAGAGACTTCAGCTTGCAGTGAATCTCATCTTTGAAAAGTGGTGTGGGGTCACGTGACAATTGGACAAACCGGCACTGGACAaaccggctgaggcatggggggcctggcgagccggctgaggcatggggggcctggcgagccggctgaggcatggggggcctggcgagccggctgaggcatggggggccggcgagccggctgaggcatgggagcccgaCAATCTGGCTGGGGTGTGAAAGCCTGACGATCCCGCTGAGGCGTGGAAGCCCGATGATCCGGCAGAGGCGTAgcagcctgacgagccggctgggCGGAAAAACCTGACGAGCCGGCTGGGCGGAAAAACCTGACAATCTGGCTAAGGCCAGATGTGGGATGGGCACCTTCCGAGCCAACCGGGGCAcgaacctctcgagccagctagggcGTGACAGCCCGACAAGCTGGCTTAGGTACCCCCAGTTCCATCGGTGGTGGACCCCGGacccaacatcaccaccacccggAACGCCAGCACTCCCCGAGGCTTTGTATGATGGCTTCAGCATTCTGTAATGACCGACGCTGGACATGAGAAGTAGGTACGGGGAGTCAGCATTTATTCAGGAACAGACAGGTAACaaaacaggaacagcgtcagcacatgGGTAAACAACGACAAACGACAATTAAATGCTGAAGCCGGGAATTTAATTACCAGTGAATCcaatagaaaaaatatatatgatgATATATGTTTCAAAATTGCCCTTTGAATGTAGTATGTCACAGCagtgtaaattacagtacattatatTGTTTTCACATGAGGCAATACAGTTGTACACCCATAGAAATTGACTGAACATCACATTTTCATAATTTCTATCCCATGTGTGATCAAAGGTGTGCTCATTGAAGACATATTTCACAATGTAATCAAATGAAAGAAATTAAACAAACATCATGTTTAGCAGGCAGTAGTTTGCATTTGGCCATAGGTTCTCATCAAAATCGCAGTAAATATTCTCATTGTTTATGAACCTGAGGAAAAACATTTTGGCATGGTGAATCCAAGCCTGACATAGGTCTGGATTGAAATCATTGTATGCCTCATCCATGGCATGAAGGAGTGTGGTACGCTTGTGGGGATGGCAATCATACATCTTCCACCTGTATTGCAATTGtgtattgtattttacagtattgtattgtagtggtccTGTATGTGGCTCAGTTCATAAGAGCATGGCGCTGCGTCgggcataagaacagcccttagccgtggactattggccatatatcacacgcCCTCtgaccttattgcttaaatatatcacACTTTTTATGTTTCTACTTTACAGCCATACGTTTTCATGATGTAGCTCTCGAAATCTGTAGACAAACCAATTGACATGTAAAATGTAAAGAATCATATCAAAAGTAGTGTGAGCATTGCATTGCGAAAGGCAATTACTATATACGAACGTGTATTGCAATGGGAAACAATTCAGTTCGGTGAAAAAGTGACCGTGTGATTTTATGTGTTGTacttagtcaattgaaaatgCGCTTAGAGCTCGAATCAACTGACTTActtgatgatctgttttgagttttgtactaATAATTGTGAAAATGTACAACATACTtccatttgaattgaaaacaatcacagcaaGTTACTTAATTGTATCCCAGAAACACTTAGATATTGAAATAAAAATGGCCGCATTGGGCCTTTaagcacacaacaacaacacaagtcACATGTCTGGCGGGGACGCAGCTGCCTGACAGTAAGTGTGATAGGCACCTGCATGGGTACTCAAAGTTCCTCTGTTCATGGATTTATTGTCACATCACTATTCTAATGAGGCCTTCAGTGTAGAAGTTTCCTAAGGGAGAGCCGTGATAAGGTGATCCTGGCAGGATGATCATTCCTTCCCCTGGCAGCCCCCTACAGAGTGCCAAGGTGATATCTCTCTGTTACATAACTATACAGTCAGCCTCAgctgctggagggagggagggagggagggagggagagagaacagcttTTAAATATATCTATACCACTTTACCGGTTCAATTGTCATTTAAATGAACGATGGACATTGATTCTTTAAGAACTTTTATGCCTTAGGAGTTAAGTACAACTGGCACACTGGTATATAGTGTCATAAGCcaataattaaatacattttagtcaATTGTGTATCTATTTGTCATTAGATTTTTTAAAGAACAAACTAAATGTCTGTCAATCTTTGCAtgtatagctctgtctatgaatttccAACTTCATCAAATTGATAAGTGGCTACGgaggtaggatcttaatttgaaccagtttgctacagcaggaatatAGTCCTGAGCAACAtgaaatgtaaattattatgtggattaggGGTTGAATCGTTTTTCAGCAGGGCAagtcaagtctgaaatttcaaagtggaaattacgaactttagaagcctttcctgctgtgcaggaaaatgaTCAACATCGAAAGATGAACAAGAAGATCAAATgaagtattacagagaaacagcaaaacattttggttttatttattcatcaaaAAATAATCAATAGGCCACATAGCTTGATTAAATTAATTTGCAAACATACCTCCTGCCCATTACTGGCAGCTAAAATCCAGTGTCACTCtacgctctctctcctccactgacaATACTGCAACTATTAGACTCTAGAATATCTAGCATCTTGTCTAGGCATCTCTTTGCTCTGTGCAACTTGGAAGGAACCACTTACTTGGGGGAATAGAGGGGGGTACTCTTTGCCTGGTCCAGTCAGTGTGTCCCCTCCACAAtatgctgattttgtacgtttgcccactgacaaagaaaggatcagtctataattttaatggtaggtttatttgaacagtgagagacagaataacaacaagaaaatccagaaaaacgcatgtcaaaattggatttgcattttaatgagggaaataagtatttgacccctctacAAAatatgacttagtacttggtggaaaaacccttgttggcaatcagaggtcaaacatttcttgtagttggcccccaggtttgcacacatctcaggagggattttgtcccactcctctttgcagatcttcttcAAGTCATTAAGATTTCGGGGCTGACGTTTGGCACCTCGatcttcagctccctccacagattttctatgggattaaggtctggagactggctaggccactccaggacctgaatgtgcttcttcttgagccactcctttgttgctttggccgtgtgttttgggtcattgtcatgctggaataccctccacgacccattttcaatgccctggctgagggaaggaggttctcacccaagatttgatgatacatggccccgtccatcgtccctttgatgcagtgaagttgtcctgtccccttagcagaaaaacacccccaaagcataatgtttccacctccatgtttgacggtggggatggggttcttggggtcatagagagaattcctcctcctccaaacacagtgagttcagttgatgccaaagagctccattttggtctcatctgaccacaacactttaaCCCAGTTGTCCTCAATCATTCAGATGttaattggcaaacttcagacgggcatgtatatgttctttcttgagcagggggaccttgcgggcgctgtaggatttcagtccttcacggcgtagagtgttaccaattgttttcttggtgactatggtcccagctgccttgagatcattgacaagatcctcccgtgtagttctgagctgattcctcaccgttctcatgatcattgcaactccacgaggtgagatcttgcatggagcccctgtataaaagacacctgggagccagaaatctttctggttgagagggggtcaaatacttatttccctcattaaaatgttataacatttttgacatgcatttttctggattgttttgttattctgtctcactgttcaaataaataattataaaatGTGGGCTTAAAAATGAAGTTGAGTAATTCATTTAACATCTGAAAATGTTtaaaacaggacaaatctgagggaGTGTGCCTTTGTTCCCCCTATGGGAATGATGCCACTGTCTATTTTCTAAGAAACATGCTGCTGCCCTGTTGTGAGATGTACCCTCACCAGTGTCCTTCTCATGTAACATTATAGACAGCTGACCATCAACCCATCAACATCCTCATCCACACACCCCCTGTGGACCCAAAGGGACGAGCACGCCCAGGACAGGCCAGATTGGGCCAGGTCAGAGGCTATCTCTGTGGGGCGTGGCTCACAGCAGGCATGGGTGAGCCACAGTGTTGGAGCTGTGACCACACCATGCCGACATGTGACAGGGAGTTTAGAGCTCCCCGTGGACACATTAAccctgccaaacacacacacacacacacacataacttgGTCTGCAGTATCAGGTTGCCACTTTATTTTCCATATCAACTTTACAATAGAACATAAGACACATGCTGCATCCCCTTCAACTCACCAAAACATCCGAAACACTCTCACAATCTTGGCATGTACTTAAAGTGACCATTAGATACCCACATACTGCAACCTCCactgttcacacagacacacacactcattcaaagTCGTAATTTTGTTACTAAACTCATCTCTGTAAACTTCATGAACAAAAAATACACTAGTACCTCTCGATAAGCATGGTCCGTTAAATAAATGGACAACTCCAAATGATTTAATTGGTTTAACACACATTTATTCCAAGGTAATCTTAACTACTGGTTTTAAAAGACTGTCTTGTGACTCGATAAAACAAGTGCTGATAATCATGAGACAAAGTGCTGATGTGGAACAGGACAGCTGTGCCCTACGGGTTTCAGTGCTGTGTTTAACTGTGTCCACTGTGTTCCCTGGCGGAGACCAATAATGAACAGACCCAGGGAGTTGGGTAACTAACACTGTCTggatggatttaaaaaaatggcAGGGTGATAACCTCCAAAACTCTCCCTAATATACCTGAGACCCAGCTAAGTCTGcctaaacagagaaacagaatcATATTGGATCACGGTTCTGATGAGGTGAAAGGAAAGCTGTATATTTTTTGTTCAAACCTCGGGATCTATTCAGTTTGTATGGCGGAAGTTCAgcgttacagcgtgattgaaatgtGAAGGCAATGTTCCCGTGTTAGCAGATAAACACGGCACATGTCTGTTCAGTCAGAAATTACGTTAACATTTCTATCGCACAATCTGTAACACTTCAGCaacacagattgaatagagcccctagtGTTAGTGCAAATTGGGAGAGTATTTTCAACAGAGTATATTCAGAATCAGACATCCTAGTCTTTGTATACTCCCAACTCTGCAACATAAACAACTAACTATTGCCCCCTGTCTACTGTCTGAGGTCATTCCAGCTTCTGTTCCGTCTAGAAGTTGTCTTCCTCTCTTCCGCTCCCATCTTCCTCATCCAGCATCTTGTCCTCATCATCGCTCCCTTCTCTGTTCATGGTGCGGTTCACTCTGGCCAGTAGCAACGGCAGGTTGACTGCTAATGGGTTgtcctcatcttcatcatcagTATCACGCTTGGGGTAGAAGCGTCTAGCCTTCGCCAAGAAGTCCTCAGCAGCATCCAGGTATATGAGACGATCCTATAtgaaaaggggagaggagggaaagcgagaggaagatggagagaggagggaaagcaAGAGGAACATGGAGAGGGTGAAAAACAAAGAGTGAAGGAAGAAAAGAAAAGACCCAAAGAGGGAAGGAAGAAAGAGTaaacagaggaagaggggaggtataagagtcatcatcatcatcatcatcatcatcatcatcatcatcatcatcatcaaacaGGAAGTGATTTGGAGAAGGAAGTGAAAGACATTATAACCATAATACAAAATGTCCCTCCTCTGTTAGTTTCTGTTCTCACCAGGATGAAGAGGTATCTCTCaggtggggcctcccgggtgttAAAGATGGATGTCTCAGAGTGGAGTGTGTGCAGTAGTGTGCGTGACGCCGAGGCGTTCTTCATACGGTCATACGACGCACTGGCAGACACCGTCAGCAGAGACTCCGCCTCCGCCATGAATCCTGAGCCAATGAGAGTTCACGGTTGCTGAGATTAGATTTGATTAATTTTGTCTTCCTCTCCTTTTTCCCTGTTCTCTATCACCCTCATTTTACCCTTCCATTTGTTCTCTATCACCCTCATTTTACCCTTCCATTTGTTTTCTATCACCCTCATTTTACCCTTCCATTTGTTCTCTATCACCCTCATTTTACCCTTCCATTTGTTCTCTATCACCCTCATTTTATCCTTCCATTTGTTCTCTATCACCCTCATTTTATCCCTCATTTTACATTTGTTTTCTATCACCCTCATTTTACCCTTCCATTTGTTTTCTATCACCCTCATTTTACCCTTCCATTTGTTTTCTATCACCCTCATTTTATCCTTCCATTTGTTCTCTATCACCCTCATTTTATCCCTCCATTTGTTTTCTATCACCCTCATTTTACCCTTCCATTTGTTTTCTATCACCCTCATTTTATCCCTCCATTTGTTCTCTCACCTAAATTCTCCAGGATCATCTTCCACTTGTCTCTGACCTCCCGACGCAGATCTCTCATACCCTCAATGTCCACACTCAGACGCCGGTGCGCCTACAGAGAGCAAGGGTGCAGGGTTACATACAAACAATATTAACCTAGTACACAACTATCACCACAAACACAGGTCAATCAACTAGAGTAAGCCTACTGTGAGATAGCAGCACATTCCCCCAACAAACAGAAGACAACAACGTTGTTGTTggaaaattgccctcgctagaagcatgcgtttcagacataaggaagtggatgcctgcaaactttctacttttaaactcggacaaaacagagatgctttttctaggtcccaagaaacaaagagatcttctgttgaatctgacaattaatcttaatggttgtacagtcgtctcaaataaaaactgtgaaggacctcggcgttactctggaccctgatctctcttttgaagaacatatcaagactgtttcaaggacagctttttttccatctacgtaacattgcaaaaatcagaagctttctgtccaaaaatgatgcagaaaaattaatccatgcttttgtcacttctaggttagactactgcaatgctctactttccggctacccggataaagcactaaataaacttcagttagtgctaaatacggctgctagaatcctgactagaaccaaaaaatttgatcatattactccagtgctagcctcccttcactggcttcctgtcaaggcaagggctgatttcaaggttttactgctaacctacaaagcattacatgggcttgctcctacctatctctctgatttggtcctgccgtacatacctacacgtacgctacggtcacaagacgcaggcctcctaattgtccctagaatttctaagcaaacagctggaggcagggctttctcctatagagctccatttttatggaatggtctgcctacccatgtgagagacgcaaactcagtctcaacctttaagtcgatactgaagacttatctcttcagtgggtcatatgattgagtgtagtctggcccaggagtgtgaaggtgaacggaaaggctctggagcaacgaaccgcccttgctgtctctgcctggccggttcccctctttccactgggattctctgcctctaaccctattacagtggctgagtcactggcttactatggctctttcataccgtccctaggaggggtgcgtcacttgagtgggttgagtcactgatgtgatcttcctgtctgggttggcgccccccccccttgggttgtgccgtggctgagatctttgtgggctatactcgggccttgtctcaggatggtaagttggtggttgaagatatccctctagtggtgtgggggctgtgctttggcaaagtgggtggggttatatctttcctgtttggccctgtccgggggtgtcctcggatggggccacagtgtctcctgacccctcctgtctcagcctccagtatttatgctgcagtagtttatgtgtcggggggctagggtcagtttgttatatctggagtacttctcctgtcctattcggtgtcctgtgtgaatttaagtatgctctctctaattctctctttctctctttctttctctctctcggaggacctgagccctaggaccatgcctcaggactacctgacatgatgactccttgctgtccccagtccacctggctgtgctgctgctccagtttcaactgttctgcctgtgattattattatttgaccatgccggtcatttatgaacatttgaacatcttggccatgttctgttataatctccacccggcacagccagaagaggactggccaccccacatagcctggttcctctataggtttcttcctaggttttggcctttctaggcagtttttcctagccaccgtgcttctacacctgcattgcttgctgtttggggttttagactgggtttctgtacagcactttgagatatcagctgatgtacgaagggctatataaatacatttgatttgatttgacaggcaTGGTACCTAGTTggataatgtaggcctacattatatCAGAGCGCATAAAATCCATTGAAATTACGTGGAGACAACGTTGATGCAACCATTGTGTGCCCAGTGCCCAGTGGGTCCCTCTTAGAAACCCAAACTCTCTGTTGTCATACAGTAAGTGTCCCCTGTCCCCcttccctgcccccccccccccccccccccccccttctggtACCAGCGAGCCCCTGCGTGTCTGGTTCCTGTTCTGGATGAGGTTGTACAGGATCCGGTCATCGTCTCTCTCGGAGTGGCTCGGGTCGCCTGGCTCACTCCATAGGTTCTGCTCCTGCTCCCTTCGCTTCTTCGCCTCGCGGTCAAAGTACTCCAAAGTGTCAGGACTGAAACAAATAGACCAAAATAACAAatagacactcacacacacacacacaaactcacacacac
This genomic stretch from Oncorhynchus clarkii lewisi isolate Uvic-CL-2024 chromosome 13, UVic_Ocla_1.0, whole genome shotgun sequence harbors:
- the LOC139423930 gene encoding melanoregulin-like, producing MGAAFKRFCARFCCCCCFSDDESEEEKEPLISPDTLEYFDREAKKRREQEQNLWSEPGDPSHSERDDDRILYNLIQNRNQTRRGSLAHRRLSVDIEGMRDLRREVRDKWKMILENLGFMAEAESLLTVSASASYDRMKNASASRTLLHTLHSETSIFNTREAPPERYLFILDRLIYLDAAEDFLAKARRFYPKRDTDDEDEDNPLAVNLPLLLARVNRTMNREGSDDEDKMLDEEDGSGREEDNF